One genomic segment of Rubripirellula amarantea includes these proteins:
- a CDS encoding ABC transporter permease, protein MTTYVIKTLWRHRTRTLLTVTGAAVAMFVFCFVGSVQEGLHRLTSGSDADRNLIVFQQNRFCPTTSRLPEDYSDKIRKVPGVRDVMPIQVWTNNCRASLDIVVFNGADPQQIQQARPLKLVEGDWARFASQRDAAIVGRNVAQRRGLVTGEQFTIGDISVQVAGIFESSVPAEENLIYTSLAFLQYTRGLDAAGLVTQHEVMLTKDADPDRVANEIDSVLSAASVATTTRRKGAFQASTLSDLVDLIGFAHWLGYACVGLVLSLVATTTVMSVQDRIKEYAVLQTIGLRPLRAMKLVLAESTILCVVGGTAGTALAMVLLSISGFAIGAEGATIAFRPSVELAISGVCVSIVVGMAAGLAPAIQAATVPIVDALRQS, encoded by the coding sequence ATGACGACCTATGTAATCAAAACGCTTTGGCGACACCGGACCCGAACGCTCCTAACTGTCACGGGTGCGGCGGTTGCCATGTTCGTGTTCTGCTTTGTTGGATCGGTCCAAGAAGGCCTGCATCGGCTCACTTCTGGAAGCGACGCTGATCGCAACTTGATTGTCTTCCAACAGAATCGCTTCTGTCCCACGACGAGCCGCCTACCGGAGGACTACTCTGACAAAATCAGGAAGGTTCCAGGCGTACGCGACGTGATGCCGATCCAAGTATGGACCAATAATTGCCGAGCCAGTCTAGATATCGTCGTGTTCAATGGAGCGGACCCCCAGCAAATTCAACAAGCACGACCGCTCAAACTCGTCGAAGGTGATTGGGCCCGATTTGCTTCGCAGCGTGATGCCGCCATCGTTGGCCGCAACGTCGCGCAGCGGCGTGGCTTGGTCACGGGCGAGCAGTTCACGATTGGTGATATCTCGGTGCAGGTTGCAGGAATTTTTGAATCCAGTGTGCCGGCGGAAGAGAATTTGATTTACACCAGCCTCGCGTTTTTGCAGTACACCCGGGGCCTCGATGCGGCGGGCTTGGTCACTCAACACGAAGTTATGCTGACCAAAGATGCGGATCCCGACCGAGTCGCGAACGAGATCGATTCTGTTTTAAGTGCAGCGTCAGTCGCAACAACCACTCGGCGTAAAGGAGCGTTTCAAGCGAGCACTCTTTCTGACCTCGTCGACTTGATCGGTTTCGCTCACTGGTTGGGATACGCCTGTGTTGGTTTAGTGTTGTCCTTGGTGGCCACGACAACGGTGATGAGCGTCCAGGATCGCATCAAGGAATACGCGGTACTGCAAACGATCGGTTTGCGACCGTTGAGAGCAATGAAGTTGGTTCTTGCCGAAAGTACGATCTTATGTGTCGTGGGCGGCACCGCGGGAACAGCACTGGCGATGGTGCTACTTTCGATCAGTGGTTTTGCGATCGGGGCCGAAGGGGCGACGATCGCATTCCGACCGTCGGTCGAACTGGCCATTTCCGGAGTGTGTGTGTCAATAGTCGTCGGAATGGCAGCAGGTTTAGCGCCCGCGATTCAGGCAGCAACCGTCCCGATTGTCGACGCACTTCGACAATCGTAG
- a CDS encoding ABC transporter ATP-binding protein, with amino-acid sequence MALVELRGVSKSFQKGDETITPLDNIDLDIEAGEFLSLMGPSGTGKSTLLNLVSGIDRPDSGTITVDGTDVTKLSRSKLADWRAANLGYIFQTHNLIPVLTAYENIELPTLLLKLSTSQRRERVELALQAVGLSDRADHYPRQLSGGQEQRVGIARAIVAHPKVVVADEPTGSLDTETSDQVQVLLKRLNEELDITMLMVTHDANVASIASRQLVLDRGKFLERSIGSAQ; translated from the coding sequence ATGGCACTTGTAGAACTTCGCGGTGTGAGCAAAAGCTTTCAAAAAGGCGACGAAACGATTACACCGCTCGACAACATTGATCTGGATATCGAAGCGGGAGAGTTCCTATCGCTGATGGGACCCAGTGGGACAGGCAAGAGCACGTTGCTGAACTTGGTTAGCGGTATTGATCGGCCCGACTCGGGAACCATCACCGTTGATGGGACTGACGTCACGAAGCTGTCTCGTAGCAAGCTTGCCGATTGGCGGGCGGCGAATTTGGGGTACATCTTTCAGACTCATAACTTGATTCCCGTGCTGACTGCGTACGAGAACATCGAACTGCCCACGTTGCTTTTGAAGTTGTCGACATCGCAGCGTCGCGAGCGTGTCGAGTTGGCTCTGCAAGCGGTGGGTTTGAGTGATCGCGCCGACCACTATCCACGTCAACTCTCCGGCGGTCAGGAACAACGAGTCGGCATAGCACGCGCGATCGTTGCGCACCCCAAGGTCGTGGTCGCAGACGAACCCACCGGAAGCCTCGATACGGAAACCAGTGATCAGGTGCAGGTGCTTTTGAAGCGACTCAATGAAGAACTCGATATCACGATGTTGATGGTTACCCACGATGCCAACGTTGCGAGCATTGCGTCTCGTCAGTTAGTTCTCGATCGCGGAAAGTTTTTGGAACGTTCGATTGGATCCGCACAATGA
- a CDS encoding efflux RND transporter permease subunit, whose protein sequence is MLNAVIRFALQQRLLVIAIALFLVAYGTWQTLVMPIDVFPDLNRPRVVIMTEAPGMAPEEVESLITFPIETTMNGASGVEAVRSSSGVGMSVIYVEFEYGTDVYTDRQIVAERMQMVQDRLPQGITPQLAPISSIMGQVLMLGMWNESPDADPMELRTTADWVVRQRLLTIPGVSQVFTMGGERKQFQVLVDPDAMLRYGVTLAEVELAVTKSNENGTGGYLDRQGPNELLVRSLGRIESIDDLQSVPVKIRAGRSVLLSQVAHVVEGAQVKRGDSSAFVRVDEGETLGTDAQSQNISSMWMGGPAVVLTINKQPGADTRAVTNRVMQAIEDLKPSLPPGMQISTVYSQKSFIDRAIANVAEALRDGGILVVVVLFLFLMNLRTTFITLTAIPLSLVMTSIVFAIFGLSINTMTLGGIAVAMGELVDDAIVDVENIFRRLKENRSQGNPLNPLVVVYRASTEVRRSIVFGTMIVILVFLPLFALGGMEGKLFAPLGVAYIVSILSSLVVSLTVTPVLSYWLLGLNKSTGHESDGFLLRGLKRIADKVIRFSLAFPRFNLGVTLAMVAIAAVVVSRLEKDFLPPFNEGTIQLNVVLPPGTSLSASNAIARTVEKSLQEIDDVQRFARRTGRAELDEHAEGVNMSELIIELDPDSPRSREEQLAEIRESMSHIPGVVTAVEQPIAHLISHMLSGVKAQVGIKIYGDDLNLLRRRAEQVKAVMETIPGVTDALLEPQVIIPQLRVELDRNMLTQYGMTTASVNEYIETAMNGKVVSEVLDGMRTFDLVVRMKDEYREDIEELKRLSIQLPEGGTLPLSALARIYESGGPNVVNRENVQRRTVIQCNVADRGVVDVVTDIQTAIQPIVDDLPPGYFVEFGGQFQSQKSASRVILVLFVVSMTGVFLVLFTLFRSVNLAFQVMAALPMAFIGSVVALVVTGQTLTIAAMVGFISLAGIASRNGILLLQHYLHLVEHEGEQFTPTMIIRAGLERLAPVLMTALTSGIGLVPLVLSAGEAGKEILYPVATVILGGLISSTALDFFVHPALFWLFGMKSAARVVNESNNEVELTEVGHTAEARPAIDV, encoded by the coding sequence ATGCTTAACGCAGTCATCCGATTCGCGCTTCAACAGCGCCTGCTGGTTATCGCCATCGCTTTGTTCCTCGTTGCCTATGGAACTTGGCAAACCTTGGTGATGCCGATTGACGTCTTTCCCGATTTGAACCGACCGCGAGTGGTCATCATGACCGAAGCGCCCGGCATGGCGCCTGAAGAGGTTGAATCGCTCATCACGTTTCCAATCGAAACGACGATGAATGGTGCCAGTGGTGTCGAAGCCGTCCGCAGTTCGTCTGGGGTGGGGATGTCCGTGATCTATGTCGAATTCGAATACGGCACCGACGTCTACACGGATCGGCAAATCGTTGCCGAACGTATGCAAATGGTCCAAGACCGTTTACCGCAAGGCATCACGCCTCAGCTCGCGCCGATCTCGTCCATCATGGGCCAAGTCTTGATGCTGGGAATGTGGAACGAAAGTCCCGACGCGGATCCCATGGAACTCCGAACGACCGCCGATTGGGTTGTGCGGCAGCGATTGTTGACGATTCCGGGCGTTTCACAAGTGTTCACCATGGGGGGTGAACGCAAACAGTTCCAAGTCTTGGTTGATCCGGATGCCATGCTGCGCTACGGCGTGACGCTCGCTGAAGTTGAATTGGCGGTGACGAAAAGCAACGAAAACGGAACGGGGGGCTATCTCGATCGACAAGGCCCTAATGAGCTACTTGTCCGGTCGTTAGGACGAATCGAGTCCATCGACGACTTGCAAAGTGTTCCGGTTAAAATCCGCGCAGGTCGGTCTGTGTTGCTATCACAGGTAGCACACGTTGTCGAGGGAGCTCAGGTGAAACGCGGTGACAGTTCAGCGTTCGTAAGAGTGGACGAAGGAGAAACGCTTGGCACTGATGCGCAGTCCCAAAATATAAGTTCGATGTGGATGGGTGGACCTGCCGTTGTGCTGACCATCAATAAGCAACCCGGGGCTGACACTCGTGCGGTGACCAATCGAGTGATGCAGGCGATTGAAGACCTCAAACCCAGTCTGCCGCCCGGTATGCAGATCTCGACTGTCTACTCTCAGAAGTCATTCATTGATCGGGCGATCGCAAATGTGGCCGAAGCACTACGGGATGGCGGAATTCTCGTTGTCGTGGTGCTGTTCCTATTCCTAATGAATTTGCGAACGACGTTCATAACGCTCACGGCGATTCCGCTGTCGCTAGTGATGACGTCGATCGTTTTTGCCATCTTCGGCTTGTCGATCAACACCATGACCCTTGGCGGAATCGCGGTTGCCATGGGGGAATTGGTTGACGATGCGATCGTTGACGTCGAGAACATCTTTCGGCGTCTCAAGGAAAACCGCTCCCAAGGCAATCCACTCAATCCATTGGTCGTGGTCTATCGCGCCAGTACCGAAGTGCGTCGATCGATCGTGTTCGGAACGATGATAGTGATTCTGGTTTTCTTGCCGCTGTTTGCGTTAGGCGGAATGGAAGGCAAGTTATTCGCGCCGCTGGGGGTTGCCTACATCGTTTCGATTCTCTCATCGCTAGTCGTATCGTTGACGGTGACACCAGTGCTGTCGTACTGGTTGTTAGGACTGAACAAGTCCACGGGGCACGAAAGCGATGGATTCTTGCTTCGTGGATTGAAAAGGATTGCGGACAAAGTCATAAGGTTTAGCTTGGCCTTTCCAAGGTTCAATCTTGGCGTGACGCTTGCCATGGTTGCCATCGCGGCGGTGGTTGTGTCGCGACTGGAAAAGGACTTTTTGCCTCCATTTAACGAAGGCACCATTCAACTAAACGTCGTATTGCCGCCTGGAACTTCGTTGAGTGCTTCGAATGCTATCGCACGCACGGTTGAGAAGTCTTTGCAAGAGATCGACGATGTGCAGCGATTCGCACGACGCACCGGACGTGCTGAACTTGACGAGCATGCCGAGGGCGTCAACATGTCGGAGTTGATCATCGAGCTTGATCCCGACTCACCCAGATCACGCGAAGAACAGTTAGCCGAGATCCGCGAATCGATGAGCCACATTCCGGGCGTGGTCACTGCGGTGGAACAACCCATCGCTCACCTCATCTCGCACATGCTCTCGGGTGTGAAGGCTCAGGTCGGTATCAAGATCTACGGCGACGATCTGAACTTGTTGCGGCGAAGGGCTGAACAGGTCAAAGCAGTGATGGAAACAATCCCGGGCGTGACCGACGCCTTGCTTGAACCTCAGGTGATCATTCCGCAACTACGAGTCGAGCTCGACCGGAACATGTTAACGCAGTACGGCATGACCACCGCTAGCGTGAATGAGTACATCGAAACGGCGATGAATGGCAAAGTTGTCTCGGAAGTTCTCGACGGAATGCGAACGTTCGACTTAGTCGTGCGGATGAAAGACGAGTATCGCGAAGACATCGAAGAACTGAAGCGATTGTCGATTCAGTTGCCCGAGGGCGGAACGTTACCTCTTTCGGCGCTAGCAAGGATCTACGAATCCGGAGGACCCAATGTGGTCAACCGCGAAAACGTCCAACGACGCACCGTCATTCAGTGCAATGTGGCCGATCGAGGAGTGGTTGATGTCGTGACGGATATACAAACCGCGATCCAGCCGATCGTTGACGATTTGCCACCCGGATACTTCGTCGAGTTTGGTGGGCAATTCCAAAGCCAGAAGTCGGCTAGCCGAGTGATCTTAGTTTTGTTTGTTGTTTCGATGACGGGCGTTTTCTTAGTGTTGTTCACACTCTTCCGTAGCGTGAACCTCGCCTTTCAGGTCATGGCAGCCCTGCCAATGGCGTTCATCGGATCAGTAGTTGCGCTAGTCGTGACCGGACAAACGCTCACGATCGCTGCGATGGTAGGATTCATCTCTCTCGCAGGTATCGCATCGCGAAACGGCATTCTGTTGCTTCAACACTATCTTCACTTGGTCGAACACGAAGGCGAGCAGTTCACGCCAACGATGATCATTCGAGCTGGATTGGAACGACTCGCTCCCGTGTTGATGACAGCACTCACATCGGGAATCGGATTGGTTCCTTTGGTACTATCCGCTGGTGAAGCTGGTAAAGAAATCCTCTACCCCGTCGCAACCGTCATCCTAGGCGGTTTGATCAGTTCAACGGCTTTGGACTTCTTCGTGCATCCGGCTCTATTCTGGTTGTTCGGAATGAAGTCGGCCGCTCGCGTCGTGAATGAATCAAACAACGAGGTTGAGTTGACCGAAGTTGGTCATACGGCTGAGGCTCGACCAGCGATTGACGTTTGA
- a CDS encoding class I SAM-dependent methyltransferase: MTSNPAQRFYDRISHAYDMIADGGEHVARERGLELLAAQPGESILEVGFGTGHSLVSLAKAVGDTGKVVGVDISSGMRDVAQKRLEKSGHAHNVELVVQETPPLPFEDAQFDAVVMSFTLELFPIAEIPAVLAECKRVLKNNGRLSVVSMAEVLPDDHASILEHSYVWMHTHFPHIVDCQPIPVEAMITDAGFTITTQERMGLFTMPVAIVIATNQ; this comes from the coding sequence ATGACCAGCAATCCAGCTCAAAGATTCTACGACCGTATCAGCCACGCCTATGACATGATCGCGGATGGAGGAGAGCACGTTGCGAGAGAACGCGGTTTGGAACTGCTAGCTGCGCAACCTGGTGAATCCATTCTGGAAGTCGGTTTCGGAACGGGGCACTCACTCGTGTCGCTGGCCAAAGCAGTCGGCGATACGGGGAAAGTTGTTGGCGTTGATATTTCTAGCGGGATGCGCGATGTTGCGCAGAAGCGACTCGAAAAGTCCGGTCACGCTCACAATGTCGAATTGGTTGTCCAAGAGACGCCGCCATTGCCGTTCGAGGATGCTCAATTCGACGCCGTGGTGATGAGCTTCACTCTGGAATTGTTTCCCATCGCTGAAATTCCGGCGGTTCTCGCTGAGTGCAAGCGCGTACTTAAGAACAATGGTCGGCTGAGTGTGGTCAGCATGGCGGAAGTCTTGCCCGACGATCATGCGAGCATCTTGGAACACTCCTACGTTTGGATGCACACACACTTTCCGCACATTGTCGATTGCCAACCGATTCCGGTGGAAGCGATGATTACGGACGCGGGATTCACAATCACAACGCAGGAACGGATGGGATTGTTCACCATGCCGGTTGCGATCGTGATTGCCACAAATCAATAA
- a CDS encoding efflux RND transporter periplasmic adaptor subunit — protein sequence MFRWAAGLLAIVVAIVAAFFGWPQLSNFIDRTLASQKAPVTIGDTDHDEHAHDSHDHDSHGTTGDGRDVGSSLELTPQAMNNLGLTLRYLRPVRLSTYRRSITVPAVVVAKPGRSSIIVSSPLNGVVTHVHAVTGEAVLPGDLLFEVRLTYEDLVETQTAYLKTISELQVEEREISRLEQATQSGAISGKVLLERRYAREKLEAFARSQREALRMHGLSDRQVDSIGKDGKLLRELKIVAPDVDTHDHHEELQLSQLQTKTVSYTLSPASQLIAAQDSHADDHSQHALVIDELQVHKGQAIMAGEELCSLSDYSQLFIEGKAFETDTAAITEATKRGWNVDAVLRGSSGQEIVSDLKVVFVSNSIDPESRTLSLFVELPNEIVRDETNASNQRFLSWQYRLGQRLELRVPVEEWQDQIVLPVDAVVKDGADWFVFEKSGNRFIRVPVHVRYRDQSSVVVANDGSIHPGDVIALRAAHQLQMAIKNQSGGAVDPHAGHNH from the coding sequence ATGTTTCGATGGGCTGCTGGCTTGCTCGCGATTGTGGTGGCGATAGTTGCTGCATTCTTTGGATGGCCACAACTGTCCAACTTCATCGATAGAACACTGGCCTCTCAAAAAGCCCCTGTCACCATTGGTGATACAGATCACGACGAACACGCCCACGATAGTCACGATCATGACTCACATGGCACAACCGGCGATGGCCGGGACGTTGGCAGCTCGTTGGAATTGACTCCTCAGGCCATGAATAACCTGGGGCTAACGCTGCGGTACCTTCGCCCCGTGCGACTTTCCACCTATCGACGTTCCATCACGGTTCCCGCCGTCGTCGTCGCGAAACCAGGACGGTCGTCAATCATCGTTTCATCGCCGCTCAATGGTGTCGTCACGCATGTCCATGCGGTGACGGGCGAAGCCGTCTTACCGGGAGATTTACTCTTCGAAGTTCGGTTGACCTACGAAGACTTAGTCGAAACTCAAACCGCGTACTTGAAAACCATCAGCGAGTTGCAGGTCGAGGAACGTGAAATCTCTCGACTCGAACAGGCAACACAATCAGGTGCTATTTCGGGCAAAGTACTTCTGGAACGTCGATACGCGAGGGAAAAGTTGGAGGCTTTTGCGAGGTCACAACGAGAAGCACTGCGAATGCACGGATTGTCTGACCGTCAAGTCGATTCGATAGGAAAGGACGGCAAGCTGCTGCGAGAACTTAAGATCGTCGCACCGGATGTGGATACTCACGACCATCATGAAGAACTGCAATTGAGCCAACTGCAAACGAAAACTGTTTCGTACACGCTTTCGCCCGCATCGCAGTTGATCGCTGCGCAAGACAGCCACGCCGATGACCATTCGCAGCATGCGCTGGTCATTGATGAACTGCAGGTGCATAAAGGCCAGGCCATTATGGCGGGTGAGGAGTTATGTTCGTTGTCAGACTATTCACAGCTTTTCATCGAAGGTAAAGCATTTGAAACGGATACGGCCGCGATCACTGAAGCGACCAAACGCGGATGGAACGTAGACGCCGTCCTAAGAGGCTCGTCGGGACAGGAAATAGTGTCAGATTTGAAGGTCGTCTTTGTTTCGAATTCGATTGACCCTGAATCACGAACGTTGTCGTTATTCGTCGAACTGCCCAACGAGATTGTCCGTGACGAGACCAACGCCAGCAATCAACGTTTTCTGTCGTGGCAGTATCGACTAGGTCAACGCCTCGAATTGCGGGTGCCGGTGGAAGAGTGGCAGGACCAAATCGTTCTTCCCGTCGACGCTGTGGTCAAGGATGGTGCCGATTGGTTTGTGTTCGAGAAAAGCGGCAATCGGTTCATTCGAGTTCCCGTGCATGTTCGTTACCGAGACCAAAGCTCGGTGGTCGTCGCCAACGATGGGTCCATCCATCCCGGGGATGTCATTGCTCTTCGCGCTGCTCATCAATTGCAGATGGCGATCAAGAATCAATCGGGTGGTGCAGTCGATCCACATGCCGGCCATAACCACTAA
- a CDS encoding efflux RND transporter periplasmic adaptor subunit: MTNPPLDLSQLALDRTPDSQATHTRPRRNRWIVRYLIPFGILVGFIALLATAAGRRLMPAQPVTVVPVVVKRAEQQPSGSALFQSPGWIEPRPTAISVAALAPGVIEELMVVEGQPVSKDQPIARLISIDAELNVEQAKNQLAIREGELARANAELSAARVRFDNPVHLQVQLADARSKLANVQTELAKLPFMIEGAEANTRYTLSSMEGKQSAKGAISGNIIARAESEHAVAVATLQELRQRMPNVQREARALEGKVEALDRQLALLVEETRQVQEAEAKVQSAEALRNDAALQLRQAELTLDRNVVRAPIDGRVLRLIASPGTRVMGLESNAGQSSSTVIEMYDPNRLQIRADVRLEDVPMVTQGQLVEIETASSSVAIQGRVLQVTSSANIQKNTLEVKVELIDPPLTIRPEMLVTASFLAPEVDIRVDSDTRAESILAPRRLVLSDDSGAYVWIVDEGDAARRQSVVVGRESGADLVEIASGLNPTDKLIASGYEGLSEGSFVKITGDDPIVGMN, translated from the coding sequence ATGACAAATCCTCCACTGGACCTGAGCCAACTGGCACTGGATCGGACTCCCGATTCTCAGGCAACCCACACCCGACCACGTCGCAACCGCTGGATCGTTCGGTACCTTATACCGTTTGGCATCCTAGTGGGTTTCATCGCCCTGTTGGCAACCGCGGCGGGACGTCGGTTAATGCCTGCGCAACCAGTGACAGTTGTTCCCGTGGTGGTGAAACGAGCGGAACAGCAACCCTCGGGCTCTGCTTTGTTCCAATCGCCTGGATGGATCGAGCCTCGCCCGACCGCGATTAGTGTCGCGGCACTTGCGCCGGGGGTGATCGAGGAATTGATGGTCGTGGAGGGTCAGCCGGTCAGTAAGGATCAGCCGATCGCGAGGCTGATTTCGATTGACGCTGAGCTAAACGTCGAGCAGGCCAAGAACCAACTTGCAATTCGCGAAGGTGAACTCGCTCGAGCAAACGCGGAACTCAGTGCCGCGCGAGTTCGATTTGATAACCCCGTGCACTTGCAAGTCCAACTCGCCGATGCACGTAGCAAACTGGCGAACGTGCAAACGGAGCTTGCGAAGCTGCCGTTCATGATCGAGGGCGCTGAAGCGAATACCCGCTACACGCTCAGCAGCATGGAAGGAAAACAATCGGCCAAAGGTGCTATTTCGGGAAACATCATAGCTCGCGCCGAAAGCGAGCATGCGGTCGCGGTTGCGACGCTACAAGAACTGCGTCAACGGATGCCTAACGTGCAACGCGAGGCTCGTGCTCTCGAAGGCAAAGTCGAGGCTCTCGATCGCCAACTTGCTTTGCTTGTTGAAGAAACTCGACAGGTCCAGGAAGCCGAGGCAAAAGTTCAATCGGCCGAGGCTTTACGAAACGACGCGGCTCTTCAATTACGACAAGCGGAACTAACACTTGATCGAAACGTCGTGCGTGCGCCGATCGATGGACGTGTGCTGCGGTTGATCGCTTCGCCGGGAACCCGTGTCATGGGGCTCGAATCCAATGCTGGCCAAAGTTCAAGCACCGTGATTGAGATGTATGATCCAAACCGATTGCAAATTCGCGCCGACGTCCGACTCGAGGATGTTCCGATGGTCACTCAAGGTCAGCTTGTGGAAATCGAAACCGCTTCGTCATCTGTTGCGATCCAAGGTCGTGTGCTGCAGGTCACCAGCTCGGCGAATATTCAAAAGAACACCTTGGAAGTGAAAGTGGAATTGATCGATCCGCCTCTGACGATACGTCCTGAAATGTTGGTGACGGCAAGTTTCTTAGCACCCGAAGTAGACATCCGAGTCGATTCTGATACCCGCGCCGAAAGCATTCTCGCACCTCGGCGGCTGGTCCTTTCAGATGACAGTGGAGCGTATGTTTGGATTGTGGATGAAGGTGACGCGGCTAGGCGCCAATCGGTGGTGGTCGGTCGTGAATCCGGTGCGGACTTGGTTGAAATTGCGTCAGGCTTGAACCCGACCGACAAACTGATTGCGAGTGGGTATGAGGGCTTGAGCGAGGGAAGTTTTGTGAAGATCACTGGCGACGACCCGATTGTAGGAATGAACTGA
- a CDS encoding pentapeptide repeat-containing protein, which produces MHASLIRASLIHASLIHASLSNA; this is translated from the coding sequence ATCCATGCATCGCTAATCCGTGCATCGCTAATCCATGCATCGCTAATCCATGCATCACTGTCGAACGCATAA
- a CDS encoding ABC transporter permease, protein MLLPWEYGVRNLARRPVRTALTLVALATVVMLVFVVVGFIRGLERSLSVSGDENVVLVYSVNSEENIENSSIPARTPSLLSASLSGTVNRFGVSHSSPELYLGTRVKVVSGADELETDGLETGGLERSGLQRSGLGLVRGVTTAAPLVRRSVRIMEGEWPSDGEVIVGKLVSAKLGSTDAALAVGQKLEFEGRTWTISGRFSAGGAAYESEIWCRLGDFQTATKRQDLSLVALLLSPKSSAAEVQLFCKERLDLELRGIRETDYYASLQQHYKPVRILAWFVVLLVSGAGVFAGLNMMFGAVAGRTREIATLQAIGYRRRAILISLIQEGVLLAAAGSLLSGIIALALLNGMAVRFTMGAFALRIDSVAILIGCGVGLLLGVVGALPPAWKALQAEVATSLKAI, encoded by the coding sequence ATGCTACTTCCTTGGGAATACGGTGTTCGGAACCTGGCTCGACGGCCAGTCCGGACTGCGCTAACGCTGGTTGCTCTGGCAACGGTGGTAATGCTCGTATTCGTCGTCGTCGGCTTCATTCGCGGATTGGAACGTTCGTTATCCGTCAGTGGCGACGAGAATGTTGTGCTGGTCTACTCCGTCAATTCAGAAGAGAACATCGAGAATTCATCCATCCCAGCGAGAACGCCGTCGTTATTGTCAGCAAGTTTGAGCGGGACCGTCAACCGTTTTGGAGTCTCACACTCGTCACCAGAGTTGTACTTGGGCACTCGTGTGAAAGTTGTCTCCGGCGCTGATGAACTTGAGACTGATGGATTAGAGACCGGTGGATTAGAGAGAAGTGGACTACAGAGAAGTGGACTGGGACTTGTTCGAGGCGTCACAACAGCGGCGCCTTTGGTTCGCCGATCCGTACGAATAATGGAAGGCGAATGGCCGTCCGACGGCGAAGTGATCGTCGGCAAGTTGGTGTCTGCAAAACTGGGCAGCACGGACGCCGCGTTGGCGGTCGGACAGAAACTCGAATTCGAAGGACGTACATGGACAATCAGCGGTCGTTTCTCCGCTGGCGGCGCGGCCTATGAATCGGAAATCTGGTGCCGATTGGGCGATTTCCAAACGGCGACCAAACGACAGGACTTAAGTCTTGTGGCGTTGTTGTTGTCGCCGAAAAGTTCTGCCGCCGAAGTCCAATTGTTCTGCAAAGAACGGTTGGATCTCGAGTTGCGAGGGATTCGCGAGACGGATTACTACGCGTCCTTGCAACAGCACTACAAACCGGTGCGAATCTTAGCTTGGTTCGTGGTGTTGTTGGTTTCGGGCGCGGGCGTCTTCGCCGGTTTGAACATGATGTTTGGTGCGGTGGCCGGGCGAACTCGCGAGATCGCGACGCTCCAGGCAATCGGATACCGTAGACGCGCCATTCTGATCAGTCTGATTCAAGAAGGTGTGCTCTTGGCGGCTGCTGGATCGTTACTATCCGGCATTATCGCCTTGGCTTTACTGAACGGGATGGCGGTTCGATTCACAATGGGTGCATTCGCATTACGCATCGATAGCGTCGCAATCTTAATCGGTTGCGGTGTGGGTTTGTTATTAGGTGTCGTGGGTGCGTTGCCCCCGGCGTGGAAAGCGTTGCAAGCCGAAGTTGCAACGAGTTTGAAAGCGATTTGA